The sequence TCCTGACTTCCTTTCCGTTAGCAGCATCATTCTTAATAAAAGCTCACAAATCTTAGTCAAAAGGGCTATTCAAGATTTGTTGCAGCATAGCTAGACCTGTTTACACATTAGAATAATGTTTTAAGGTTTAAATTACTTTGACATGGACTTGTTCATCTCAGTTGAAATAACATTTTTAATATTTTCCTGGAGATGGCACAACATTCTGAGTGGATAACCTGCTCTATCGGTAGTTAGAAGAATATATAGGAAAAGCAATCCATGTTCATCGATTAGACCTTATGTTGTGTTTGACTACTGAAAATGAAACATTGTTCAGAAGAAGGCTAAAACGGCAGTGGTAGCCATGCTTTCAAGATCTCGCGAAGATCGCTCTGCTGATGATGGCACTCTCACGGAAGAAGAAAAGTGGGAAAGAGAGCAAGCCAACCTTGTTCCATTGTTGACTGGGGGAAAGTTGAAATCTTACCAGATAAAGGGTGTTAAGTGGCTAATATCACTGTGGCAAAATGGGCTTAATGGGATACTGGCTGATCAAATGGGCCTTGGCAAAACAATCCAGACAATTGCATTTCTTGCTCATCTTAAAGGGAATGGCCTGCATGGTCCATACATGGTTATTGCTCCCCTTTCCACCCTGTCAAACTGGTTGAACGAGCTAACGAGGTAAAGCATCCAGAGTTGTGATTCACTGTGCTTAGTCTGCTTGCTATCTTATGTGGAACACTTGATTTCAGGTTTGCTCCATCTATAAATGGTCTGATTTATCATGGAGATAAAGTGGCTCGGACAGAGCTAAGGAGAAAACACATGCCCAAAACTGTTGGTCCTGATTTTCCAATAATAATCACTTCATATGAGATGGCCATGTTTGATGCAAAGTTTCTTGCTAATTATAAGTGGAAGTATGTTGTTGTAGATGAGGTAACGGAATAGCACATGAGCTGAATTATTGTCCTTGTATATTGTTCTCTCTTCCACATGTATTTATGTGTTGGCCGGATTCTTTTTTCCAGGGGCATCGTTTGAAAAATACGAAGTGCAAATTACTGAGGGAGTTGAGGCGCATCCCAATGGATAACAAGCTCCTTTTGACTGGAACACCTCTTCAGAATAATCTAGCAGAGCTGTGGTCTCTATTGAACTTCATTTTGCCTGATATATTCTCATCCCATGAGGAATTTGAGTCATGGTATGATCCATTGCCTACCATTTACTCTGCAATTTCTGTATGTGCCATTTTTATTCATTAGTCTTTGTATCCTTGAATTACTTTTGTTTCCCATTAACTGATTGCTGTCTCTTGGCCTTTTGTTTGCCTTTTGTAGTTTTATTGTTGTAATTATACAAGTTACCTGGATTATCCAATATAACATTTGTCTAGCCTGGCAGTCAATAAATATAAGTATCTAACTGCACATATATCTCATTTGCCAGGATTCTTGGAAGTACCAATGTTTGGTCCTTACATATAGTGGTTCAACCAATGCAAACGAAACTGTTGAATTTAATTAGTTGAGATATCAGTTTCCCAGTATAAGCTAAATTGTAGTAACCTGGCAGGGGCACTGCCCATTTATTAAGAAGAATTTATGGGGCTGTTTGGTTCTAGGCCTAACCATGCCACACTTTGCCATACAATGTTGCCACACTTGCCTATGgttagttcttcaaaatgagagccacaagttggcaagcctaagggaatcttgccacactttttgagTGTATGTGATGTGTATGTGCCATTTTTATTCATTAGTCTTTGTATCCTTGAATTACTTTTGTTTCCCATTAACTGATTGCTGTCTCTTGGCCTTTTGTTTGCCTTTTGTAGTTTTATTGTTGTAATTATACAAGTTACCTGGATTATCCAATATAACATTTGTCTAGCCTGGCAGTCAATAAATATAAGTATCTAACTGCACATATATCTCATTTGCCAGGATTCTTGGAAGTACCAATGTTTGGTCCTTACATATAGTGGTTCAACCAATGCAAACGAAACTGTTGAATTTAATTAGTTGAGATATCAGTTTCCCAGTATAAGCTAAATTGTAGTAACCTGGCAGGGGCACTGCCCATTTATTAAGAAGAATTTATGGGGCTGTTTGGTTCTAGGCCTAACCATGCCACACTTTGCCATACAATGTTGCCACACTTGCCTATGgttagttcttcaaaatgagagccacaagttggcaagcctaagggaatcttgccacactttttgagTGTATGTGATGCGGGACCCtagtgtggcttgaaccaaacacccatccgagttggtcaaacttgcctaaccttaggtgtggcaaCCTTAGGCAAACTTAGTCtcaaaccaaacagcccctatATATGGCTGGTCACAGTGGTGGCATCGCGGGCCAGAACAATTACTAACCTCAAAGATTACTCCCAAAAAACGAGGGATTACCAGTCCTCATGCTCCAGAGCAGCCATTTCTGGTTATCCAGTTCTGTATACGGTTGTTTTTTATTATAAAATTTGGGTATATAGATCCTAAGGAGCTTTATTTGATGAATATCTGCAATGGCAGACACATTTATTAGCTTCCTGATTTATGTTGTGTACCTGACACTGAAATGCCATGTCTGTTAATTTGTGTATTAATTTTTGGTCAAGTTttatcttgtactccctccgtcccataatataagagcgttttgcACACTACactgacactagtgtagtgtaaAAAACGCTCTTATTTTATGGACGGAGGGAGTTCTATTTTTATGTTGCCTGTTAATATGTTCTGTTTGCTCAGATGTATACCGATGGATAAATTAATATGGACAAACATGTGATGTTTTTGTTACACAGATAGTGATTTTTCTTCCTGAGTACTTTATGTATAATTGTATTAATATTGCCATCGCCATCCACTGATGGCAATTGTTTTACAGGTTTGATTTTTCTGGGAAGGCTGATgaggaactagaggaagaaacTGATGAAAAGAAAAGAGTCCTGGTTGTCTCAAAGCTTCATGCCATTTTGCGCCCATTCCTTTTAAGGCGGATGAAGGAGGATGTAGAACACATGCTTCCACGAAAGAAAGAGATAATCATATATGCTAACATGACTGAACATCAGAAGCAAATCCAGAATCACTTGATTGAGCAGACATTTGATGACTACTTGCATGAGAGCGCAGATATTGGTATGCATGTCTAACTGCATACTTACATTGTTCAATCTGCACAGAAGTAAATAGTATTCTAATTTGATACATTTCTGATATATTGTAGTTTTGCGGAGGCCCGGCATCAAGACAAAGCTAAATAATCTACTCATTCAGCTGAGAAAAAATTGTGGCCACCCTGATCTTTTCCATTCTGCTTTTGACTCAAACAGTGCGTCATCTCATTGGACATGTCGTATTTGCATGCTCTATTTATTGTTTTATGCCTTTATGTACATTGTCATATATTTCCTCTCTTTGCAGGTCTCTATCCACCTGTTGATAAGCTTCTGGAACAGTGTGGCAAATTTCAGCTGTTGGACAGGTTACTGAATGCTCTCATCAAACGAAATCACAAGGTTGGGGGTTATCTTCTTCCATAGTCTTCATATGCAATTCAATAGATATGTTTGTGGCACATGTTTCATGACGTCTATTTTTCATATCTGAAATATAGTTCAATTGATATATTTGTAGGTCCTAATATTTTCTCAATGGACAAAGATTTTGGACATCCTTGACTATTATTTGTCTGAGAAAGGCCTGAAGGTTTGCCGAATTGATGGTAATGTTAAGTT comes from Triticum urartu cultivar G1812 unplaced genomic scaffold, Tu2.1 TuUngrouped_contig_5321, whole genome shotgun sequence and encodes:
- the LOC125529073 gene encoding ATP-dependent DNA helicase DDM1-like isoform X2, with the translated sequence MAGSKDGKAGEHKANGGEAHPIAEALKAEEQLLNSVKDETSVEHLGATSPLPVDLAAKNGDVSLITEVMTKEEEEMYQARIKLEEEEEARKREEAARQAFDPKAKFSKLDELLTQTQLYSEFLLEKMEQITDVKPTAVEIKDEEEPVEEQKKGRGRKRKAANSKPQYNDKKAKTAVVAMLSRSREDRSADDGTLTEEEKWEREQANLVPLLTGGKLKSYQIKGVKWLISLWQNGLNGILADQMGLGKTIQTIAFLAHLKGNGLHGPYMVIAPLSTLSNWLNELTRFAPSINGLIYHGDKVARTELRRKHMPKTVGPDFPIIITSYEMAMFDAKFLANYKWKYVVVDEGHRLKNTKCKLLRELRRIPMDNKLLLTGTPLQNNLAELWSLLNFILPDIFSSHEEFESWFDFSGKADEELEEETDEKKRVLVVSKLHAILRPFLLRRMKEDVEHMLPRKKEIIIYANMTEHQKQIQNHLIEQTFDDYLHESADIVLRRPGIKTKLNNLLIQLRKNCGHPDLFHSAFDSNSLYPPVDKLLEQCGKFQLLDRLLNALIKRNHKVLIFSQWTKILDILDYYLSEKGLKVCRIDGNVKLEDRRNQIAAFNDLNSGMNVFILSTRAGGLGINLTSADTCILYDSDWNPQMDLQAMDRCHRIGQTQPVHVYRLATSNSVEGRIIKKAFGKLKLEHVVIGKGQFQQDAAKPNALDEGELLALLRDEQAEEDRMIQTDISDEDLLKVMDRSDLTGARAAADAAPHFPLKGPGWEVVVAAGGGMLSALTS